From Malus sylvestris chromosome 1, drMalSylv7.2, whole genome shotgun sequence:
TTGATGAGGGAGAGCACGGCGGTGAtttgaaattacacaaaagtccTCAATAAACGAGTGAAATGGGTGATGAACGGGTTTCGCGGGTTCAACCAAAATGACCTGTTATTTAACGGATTGACCCGTTAACCACCCGACTCATTTATCACTCACCcgaaaactaattttaacgggtcgggtcgggtcgggttGAAAATGCCAGGTCTAGCGTGGGAGCCCTCCCTCccaggcaatccactattcaatccacccagtgaacaataactgcctttaatgaacagtaattgccttttgcatctccagtGTGGGAGCCCTCCCCTGgtaataggcaataaaatattagtatttttttatttataaaataatacaaaataattttatttgtaatttcggataagatttttaatcgttctcgttacGCCACGTGTTATAATccgaaaaattataaaataatacaaaataatgagaaggtatttatagaaaagtaaaaaaaaaatttaaaaattttcagatatttttttcggatttttaacaattttttaattcaaataattaatctatgctgttggatttaaaaaaaaaattgaattccaacattccagattgtgccacgtgttaCAACAGTAACTTTTCTTacttttaaaactattttttctttttctttttttatatttatttataaagaatattaatatcgaccgttgatctcggatcgaacggttgatattaaataagattttatttttattttttttaccattgagatctaacgatccaagttAAAGAACCATTGAGATCGAACAGACCGTGAGAAGCCACATGGCTTCCCAACCGTAACATTCAGACTGAAAAGTGGGCTGCTTTTTCTGAAAAGATGTCGGacgacgcgcccccacgcgagAGTGGGGTGCACGCActtgacagaaaaaaataaaaaaaaggcctGCTGCAGGGTGACAACCAATCCACTCGGGCTTGCGGGCTGGTAATTCTTCACCAACCCGGAACTCGGGCCTCCACCTCAACTCGGGCTCCTTCACGCTGGAGCGAATCCACATGGCCTCGGGCCCTTTTCTCTGGCCTGTCCCCCGACCAATCCAGcacggtggagttgctcttacagTTGAGAAGCGCATTTACTATCGGTAATTTTACTATTTACTTTTTGCTAAGAAAGTTAGAGCGTGCTTAGCATGTTGGATAACACACCAGATAGTTCTATTTAATACTATCCGGTGTTTGGTGCCAATCCGTATTAAATAAGCATCGAATTATTTATGCAGTCCGACCTATTTTATATGACGTGCGTCGGATAACTTATACACTCCAAATCGTCGATATTAATTAGTCGGGTCGCTGAAATCAAAATCAAGCTAGCTCATTTTCCATCCCTCTTGCTAGTTTTAAATTGTGAAACTCATTGTCATAAATGATCTTCAATCTCCTTTTGAGGAAGTAAATGAACATGATAATCTTTGATGAATTGAGTTTTTAATCCggtactgcaccaaacgcttgaTTAAATAGTCAGTACGCTCGACTAaatagtcagtactatccgatgaTAAATTATCCTATTTGACTGAAATAGTCAGCATAGTCTGAGCTGCCAAACACGACCTTAATATATAAAGGAAGGTATATTATCGTCATCATTCCGATTGGCACCATCCCCCGTAACAAAGCAACAATCCCACCAATCCTTCTTACCCATTGTCCTACGCACCCTCAGCACCATCCCCACTAGCGCACGTTAGAACAGAGACGCTTTAACCCCATGGCTTCCTCCCGCCCTCCGCCGCAGAAGCCGCTCGATCTCGACCTCACGATCGTCTCCGCCAAGCATCTCAAGAACGTCAACTGGAAGAACGGCGACCTCAAGCCCTACGCCGTCTTCTGGGTAGACCCCGACCGCCGGCTCGCCACCAAGTCCGACGACTCCGGCTCCACCCGCCCGGTCTGGAACGAGCGGTTCACCGTCCCGCTCACCCTCTCCCTCCATGACTCCTTCCTCACCCTCGAAATCTTCCACTCCAAACCCTCCGAAACTTCCAAGCCCTTAGTCGGCACCCTCCGGGTCCCACTCAAGGACCTGCCCGATCAGGACGACTCGACCCGAATCCGGACCTTCCAGCTCGTCCGTCCCTCCGGCCGTCCCCAGGGCAAGATCCGTGTTAAGCTTGCCGTTCGAGAACGACCTTTGCCGCCAGATTACCATATTAGCCCTCCTCCTAGCTACTTTTACGGAGGTGCCCCTATGCCCCCACCGCCTGTTCGCGACTTCAGGTCATACTCGCCGTCGTCGTACAGCTCTACTTTACCAGCTTCCGCTCCTAGTCCATCGGCTTCGCCACCGCCTCCGCCTCCGCCTTACCATTACAGCTCCTATTCCGATCCGTACTCGGGTTACTATCCAGCGTACTACTCCAGTGCGCCACCGCATCCACCAAGGCCGTTCTTCGACCGACCGGTGAACTATGGCGGGCCTAGTGGGCCTTCAGCGCCATTGGACTACTCAAATTATGACCAGAATCAGAAGCCCAAAAGTGGGAAGATGGGATTGGGCACCGGATTGGCTGTGGGCGCAGTGGCCGGAGGTCTTGGTGCAGTGGCATTGGATGAGGGGTTGAGGTACGAGGAAGATAAGGTTGCACAGAGGGTGGAGAATGACCTGCGCGAGCGTGACGAGTACAGCAATTATCATGCCGATTATTGATTGAATCGGGGTTTAGCCGTTTTGGTATGGTTTAATTACTAAAGCGCAATGTTAATTTGCCGGTTCAcagtgtatatgtatatatgtttttatgtgGAATTTGGTTTGGGGCTTTTGGATTGCTGAATGAATTAAGACAACGGTTTAAACTTTATTGTTAAGTGGGTGTTTTATTCGATGGAATGAGTGTTTATGTATCTTGGAATGAATTGTGTTATTGATCATCTTGGAATGAATTGTGCGTTTGATCATTCTTGGAACGAATTGTGTGATTGATCATTTTAGAATGAATAGCGGGATTGATTGTCTTGGAATGAAATGCATGATTCATCTTGGAATGAATTGCGTGATTGATCATCTTGGAATGAATTGTGCGTTTGATCACTCTTGGAACGAATTGTGTGATTAATCATATAAATGAATAGCGGGATTGATTGTCTTGGAATGAAATGCATGATTCGTCTTGGAATGAATTGCGTGATTGATCATCTTGGAATGAATTGTGCGTTTGATCACTCTTGGAACGAATTGTGTGATTAATCATTTTAGAATGAATAGCGGGATTGATTGTCTTGGAATGAAATGCATGATTCGTCTTGGAATGAATTGCGTGATTGATCATCTTGGAATGAATTGTGCGTTTGATCGCTCTTGGAACGAATTGTGTGATTAATCATATAAATGAATAGCGGGATTGATTGTCTTGGAATGAAATGCATGATTCGTCTTGGAATGAATTGCGTGATTGATCATCTTGGAATGAATTGTGCGTTTGATCACTCTTGGAACGAATTGTGTGATTAATCATATAAATGAATATCGGGATTGATTGTCTTGGAATGATATGCATGATTCGTCTTGGAATGAATTGCGTGATTGATCATCTTGGAATGAATTGTGTGATTGATCCCGAATAGTTGGTACAGTTCCAGGTTTGGTTGATTGGTTTACTAGCGTTTTGAGCTACTTTGTGTTCCAGGAGCATGTTGAAACTTTAAATAGAGTAGTTTTTAGAATGAAAGCACCATTTGGAATGAAGAAGAATGCCAGCCATGGTAGGCGTTGAGCTTACAGCTGATTGAGGTCTTTTTATGGAGCTTAGTTAGATTTTTATCCTTGCAACTATGAACGTTAGATTTCTCTGTATGGATTCTATGGAACCACGGCTAAATATCTCTTGCATTCTTTTCTGTGGATCTTAATCGAGTTGTTTAAATGACTGGTATATGATTAAAGGTTATCTTAGAGACCGATTTATTaccatttcgtttttagttttccTCATTTTGTTAGAGATGAAAGAGAAGTACATTAGAGAAAAGAAAGATGAAGAAGGGCGGAGGAATGATGACGGGAGGGGTGCGGAAAATGTATTTTGAATGGTAcacaagaaagaaaatgaaaaacattttcTACCTTATGGAGTCCATACCTTTCTCGGTCTTTTGGCTAAGATCAAGTGTAGCAGTAAAAAGACTCTTCCGCGGCATGTAAAACGGTTTGCTTGCCCATAGAGGAGACGATGAAAAGCTTTGGGATCCTTGGCCATACATTAACGGGAGTTCTCTTCTCAGTGCATCTGTTATGCTGAGTAACAAATTGGGATGGCTTTATGCCAGAGATACCAAAGTTTAGATGAAGGGATATTGCTTTCTTAACAAGAAAGTTAAATATTTCAAGTTCGAAGGTGCACAAAATTCTGCCCGAGAGAGCGTCCCGAAAGAGCTGACGCTCTCTCGGGCCTTGTCCTTCACCTTTTTCCCCTCGTCAAAACAATGTCCAAAGCGGGAATTACAGCACCTCTTTTCGGTCTACTTCGCAAACTTCTCATGATCTTGTAGAGTCAGTGGAGGCTCTAAGATCCAATATGAGGATGAAGAGTTGCGGGGACTATTGTGCTAGTTATACTGACTGGGATTTTGCAGATGCCAATAGTCTGTCGGAGAAGGCGAGGGAGGAAGGGGCGGTGAGACCGGTGACTAAGGAGGAGGATTTTGAATTCTCGAATGGgagctttaacgaaaagcttctggtattgttcactttaacaaaaaaccacattttttgaTAAAGTTGTTAGGATGTCTAGCCGTTAACTGATAGGGTTTACTGCTAgggtttcctagtttttaggaTTGTTAATCACGTAAGAGTCCAATAATCCCTATACTTGAGGGACAAGCTGCATTTCCTTGTTTGACGTAGTCTTTACCACGATTATAGGACCTATAAAATCGTGGGCAGTTGATTTCCTTTCTGTTCGAATGTAAGGCTATTTAATAGCCATGATTGTTGCTTTCATCTAATAAGAATTCTCCCTGGTTTTATGTAAGCTTTCGAACCTTGTGTTACTATACATTGTTTTCAAGTTTCTGGTTCTAAcatctggtatcagagccccACTACGGGGCCTGATCGAAAGCTTGCAACCCAGGTGCGTGAGTGAAGAAACAACAACATGGCATCTGAGAACAGTTTTGTGCAACCAGCCATTCCGAGGTTCGATGGACACTACGACCATTGGAGTATGCTTATGGAGAACTTTCTTCGTTCCAAAGAATATTGGAACTTGGTGGAGATTGGGATCACTGCTGCAGCAGGAGGGTCAGATTCCAGTGAAACACAGAAGAAGACGTTCGATGAATTGAAGTTGAAAGACTTGAAGGCCAAGAACTATTTGTTCCAAGCCATAGATCGGTCAATATTGGAGACCATTCTGAAGAAGGACACTGCCAAGGACATATGGGactccttgaaacagaaatatCAAGGAACTGCACGTGTAAAACGTGCACAGTTGCAGGCTCTTCGCAAGGAGTTCGAAGTGCTGCACATGAAGAGTGGAGAAACAGTCAATGCCTATTTTGGGAGAACACTGGTTATAGCCAACAAAATGAGAACTCACGGAGAGAAGATGGATGATGTGGTGATTATCGAGAAAATTTTGAGGTCCATGACTTCGAAATTTGACTACGTTGTTTGTTCGATTGAAGAATCAAATGACCTAGATGTTATATCTATCGATGAACTTCAGAGTAGTCTGTTGGTGCACGAGCAAAGGATAAGTCGACATGTGGAGGATGAACAGGCACTCCAAGTTACACATGGAGTCCAGCAAGGAGGACGAGGTCGAGGGAATTAtcgaggaagaggaagaggacgGGGAAGGCAAGGGTTCGATAAGTCAACCCTAGAATGTTACAATTGCCATGACTTAGGGCATTTTCAGTGGGAGTGCCCTAAGAAATCTAAGGAAGAGAAGGCACACTATGCAGAGACAAAGGAAGAGATGCTTTTGATGGCACTTGTGGAATTCAGTGAAGCACCAAGAGAGCACACTTGGTTTCTCGACTCGGGGTGCAGCAATCATATGAGTGGTAAGAAAGACCTGTTTAGTGAGTTTGACAGCAGTTTCAAGGAATCTGTGAAGCTTGGAAATAATTCAAGTTTAACTGTGCAAGGCAAGGGAAATGTACGAATGGAGGTGCATGGCATTATACATGTAATCACGGGCGTGTTCTACGTGCCAgatttgaagaataatttgttaAGTATTGGTCAGTTGCAAAAGAAGGGGCTCACGATGCTCATCCAACATGGAAAGTGCAAGATTTTTCATTACGAGAGAGGTCTAATCATGGAGACCAAGATGAGTTCTAATAGAATGTTTGCAGTGTCAGCTCGATGCCCACCAAAGGAACAAAAATGTCTCTCCTCTCAAACCACTGATCAAGCACAACTTTGGCATTGTCGCTATGGGCATCTTAGTTGGAATGGGCTTAAAGTACTTCAACAAAAGCAGATGGTGGAGGGTTTGCCTCAGTTTGTCGCATCTCAAagtgtgtgtgaagattgcttGGTAGGCAGGCAACACCGTGACCCATTTCCTCAAGAAAGTCTGTGGAGAGCCTCTAAGACCCTTCAACTAGTGCATGCCGACAAATGCGGACCAATCAACCCCATCTCAAACAGCAATAAAAGGTATCTTATTACCTTTATAGATGATTTCAGCAGGAAAACATGGGTGTACTTCTTGGTGGAGAAATCAGAAGCATTTAATACGTTCAAATCCTACAAAGCACGAGTAGAGAAAGAAACTGGAGCTTTCATACAAAGTCTAAGGACGGATCGAGGTGGAGAGTTTACCTCACATGAGTTTGCAAACTTCTGTCATGAGAATGGGATTCATAGGCAATTAACTGCAGCCTACACTCCTCAACAGAACGGTGTGGCAGAAAGGAAGAATCGCACCATCATGAACATGGTGCGAAGCATGTTGTTGGCCAAACAAATTCCCAAAACCTTTTGGCCTGAAGCAGTAAATTGGGCAGTGCATGTGTTAAATCGATGTCCTACTCTTGCCGTGAAGAGCAAAACACCTGAGGAGGCATGGAATGGACGAAAACCATCTGTGGACCATTTCAGAATCTTTGGTTGCATTGCTCATGCTCATGTACCTGACAGCAAAAGGGTGAAGCTCGATGCTAGGAGCTGTAAATGCATATTTCTTGGGGTAAGTGAAGAATCTAAAGCCTATCGATTGTTTGATCCTGTTTTACAGAAAATAATAGTTAGCCGAGATGTTGTGTTTCAAGAGGATCAACAATGGAGTTGGGGTGACGGTCACAAGGAAATCATAGTGGCCGATCTTGAATGGGACATTGATGAGGAAAATAT
This genomic window contains:
- the LOC126623883 gene encoding protein SRC2 homolog, producing the protein MASSRPPPQKPLDLDLTIVSAKHLKNVNWKNGDLKPYAVFWVDPDRRLATKSDDSGSTRPVWNERFTVPLTLSLHDSFLTLEIFHSKPSETSKPLVGTLRVPLKDLPDQDDSTRIRTFQLVRPSGRPQGKIRVKLAVRERPLPPDYHISPPPSYFYGGAPMPPPPVRDFRSYSPSSYSSTLPASAPSPSASPPPPPPPYHYSSYSDPYSGYYPAYYSSAPPHPPRPFFDRPVNYGGPSGPSAPLDYSNYDQNQKPKSGKMGLGTGLAVGAVAGGLGAVALDEGLRYEEDKVAQRVENDLRERDEYSNYHADY